A portion of the Myripristis murdjan chromosome 13, fMyrMur1.1, whole genome shotgun sequence genome contains these proteins:
- the LOC115369815 gene encoding sushi domain-containing protein 6, whose protein sequence is MSAPALFPWRCGRISLGCGLLLLATLPQLTAGRLGNCSHPLVPEHGGFRCDPSPCRGFPQKSSIHFFCEPGYHIPSKVRTSKCRHGKWVPVVPTCVPLKDRHSVNQDDKGAQSLPSVATTAVGVSIFLLTTTACMIIKSRLYPCHSHSRRPSDQMDLMVDGLPVSLPSYEEAVYGSWGQRLPSCAGPGPTQLLLAQEAPGCHQSTPSNQSDATHLHQTSQSPDNPPPPYEEVQSRPREGRSDGDVHQLQHALSDDKDT, encoded by the exons ATGTCTGCGCCAGCTCTGTTTCCATGGCGATGTGGACGCATCAGTTTGGGCTGTGGACTCCTCCTCCTGGCCACTTTACCACAGCTCACTGCAG GCAGACTGGGTAACTGCAGCCACCCTCTGGTGCCAGAACACGGTGGTTTCCGCTGCGACCCGTCCCCCTGCCGAGGTTTCCCCCAGAAGAGCTCCATCCATTTCTTCTGCGAGCCTGGGTACCACATCCCCAGCAAGGTCCGCACCTCCAAGTGCCGCCATGGGAAGTGGGTGCCAGTAGTACCCACCTGTGTTCCTCTTAAAG ACAGACACAGTGTGAACCAGGATGATAAGGGAGCCCAGTCTCTGCCCAGCGTCGCCACCACAGCGGTGGGCGTGTCCATCTTCCTGCTCACCACCACCGCCTGCATGATCATCAAGTCCCGCCTCTACCCCTGTCACTCACACAG CCGCCGGCCCTCAGACCAGATGGACCTGATGGTGGACGGCCTTCCCGTCTCCCTGCCCTCCTACGAGGAGGCGGTGTACGGCAGCTGGGGGCAGCGTCTGCCCTCCTGCGCGGGTCCCGGGCCCACGCAACTCCTATTGGCTCAGGAGGCCCCCGGCTGCCACCAGTCGACTCCCAGCAACCAGTCGGACGCCACTCACCTCCACCAAACCAGTCAAAGCCCAGATAACCCGCCTCCCCCGTACGAGGAGGTCCAGTCACGTCccagagaggggaggagtgaCGGAGACGTCCACCAGCTGCAACATGCACTTTCTGATGACAAGGACACTTGA